A single region of the bacterium genome encodes:
- the murJ gene encoding murein biosynthesis integral membrane protein MurJ, translating to MNVQPRQRLAHAATLLAGATVGSRVLGLLREIVVAAMFGASDARAAFVIGYYVPFFVQRLLIGGTLSIVLIPTISDTLARGDESEMRQVTSRLFTLVLAFGVGMVVVGQLAAPALVRLAAPGFAGDPVQLARTVALTRVNFLAMFFLALAVFATAYLQALRRFTAPAVAPLAFNVAIIAGTVMLGPRMGITGLAVAWVAGTAIQFLVQVPALHAAGFRYRPEFDWSHPAIRTVRRLALPAMLGLAIVEINAYVGRFFASLLPVVTGVNAVAALDYAYEMVQAPVGILAISVATVLFPGMSQLASAGDRVGLRQTAVLGLRSLLFLTAPVSLGLAVFARPLVQLVFERGEFGPAATGVVAACLAAYAAGLVPVAAYYVVTRTFYSLKNMRTPVIIGGAMVFLNAVLAYAFMQRMGVAGIALASAVVAFANVGLLLWMLARELGPLGARRIVGTAGRVLVAAASAVWVGWMVAQRGLTDGRFAERADLLFLAVGVGAAVFVYLAACALLRVEELTLVRGLLRRRSARPVP from the coding sequence TTGAACGTCCAGCCGCGGCAGCGTCTTGCGCACGCCGCCACGCTCCTGGCCGGCGCCACCGTGGGCAGTCGCGTCCTGGGCCTGCTCCGGGAGATAGTCGTGGCCGCGATGTTCGGTGCCTCCGACGCCAGGGCGGCGTTCGTCATCGGATACTATGTCCCGTTCTTCGTCCAGCGCCTGCTCATAGGCGGCACCCTCAGCATCGTCCTCATCCCAACCATCTCTGACACCCTCGCACGAGGCGACGAGTCGGAGATGCGTCAGGTGACCTCGCGGCTGTTCACCCTTGTCCTGGCGTTCGGCGTGGGGATGGTGGTGGTCGGACAGCTTGCCGCACCCGCGCTGGTCCGTCTGGCAGCGCCGGGCTTTGCAGGGGACCCGGTGCAGCTCGCCCGTACGGTCGCCCTCACCAGGGTTAACTTCCTGGCAATGTTCTTCCTGGCCCTTGCGGTCTTCGCCACCGCGTACCTGCAGGCACTTCGCCGGTTCACCGCCCCGGCAGTGGCTCCGCTGGCCTTCAACGTGGCCATCATTGCCGGGACGGTCATGCTGGGGCCGAGGATGGGGATCACCGGGCTGGCCGTGGCCTGGGTGGCCGGGACCGCCATCCAGTTCCTCGTTCAGGTACCGGCACTGCACGCCGCCGGGTTCCGCTACCGCCCGGAGTTCGACTGGTCCCACCCGGCCATCCGCACGGTGCGGCGGCTGGCGCTGCCGGCGATGCTCGGCCTGGCCATCGTGGAGATCAACGCCTACGTGGGGCGGTTCTTCGCGTCGCTCCTCCCGGTCGTAACCGGCGTGAACGCGGTTGCCGCGCTGGATTATGCCTACGAGATGGTCCAGGCGCCGGTGGGAATCCTGGCCATATCCGTGGCGACGGTGCTCTTCCCGGGAATGAGCCAGCTTGCCTCCGCGGGCGACCGGGTGGGGCTCCGCCAGACCGCGGTGCTGGGGCTGCGCAGCCTCCTGTTTCTCACGGCGCCCGTGTCGCTCGGCCTTGCCGTCTTCGCACGCCCCCTGGTCCAACTGGTCTTCGAGCGCGGCGAGTTCGGCCCCGCCGCAACCGGGGTGGTGGCCGCGTGCCTGGCAGCCTACGCCGCGGGCCTGGTGCCGGTGGCGGCCTACTACGTCGTTACCCGGACGTTCTACTCCCTCAAGAACATGCGCACGCCGGTGATCATCGGTGGCGCAATGGTATTCCTGAACGCCGTCCTGGCTTATGCTTTCATGCAGAGGATGGGCGTGGCAGGGATCGCCCTGGCCTCCGCCGTGGTGGCGTTTGCGAACGTGGGGTTGCTGCTGTGGATGCTGGCGCGTGAGCTGGGCCCTCTGGGTGCCCGTCGGATTGTGGGTACGGCCGGTCGCGTCCTGGTAGCTGCCGCATCTGCTGTTTGGGTGGGATGGATGGTCGCGCAACGCGGGCTCACGGACGGACGCTTCGCGGAACGCGCGGACCTGCTGTTCCTGGCGGTCGGCGTGGGCGCAGCGGTCTTCGTATACCTGGCAGCCTGCGCCCTGCTGCGCGTGGAGGAACTCACGCTCGTACGGGGCCTCCTGCGGCGCAGGTCGGCTCGCCCTGTTCCTTGA
- the rpsT gene encoding 30S ribosomal protein S20 — MAKRIKSGLKHLRKSAKRAQANLSVKSKVKSLVRSGTTPEAIGAAQAALDKAAARHVIHPNTAARRKSRIMRRAAGKAG; from the coding sequence GTGGCGAAACGAATCAAGTCCGGACTCAAGCACCTTCGGAAGTCGGCCAAGCGAGCCCAGGCCAACCTTTCCGTGAAATCGAAGGTCAAGTCGCTGGTGCGATCGGGAACCACCCCAGAGGCGATCGGCGCGGCGCAGGCCGCCCTGGACAAGGCCGCGGCACGCCATGTGATTCACCCCAACACCGCCGCCCGCAGGAAGTCCCGCATCATGCGCCGCGCGGCAGGCAAGGCAGGCTAG
- the holA gene encoding DNA polymerase III subunit delta, translating to MHSVVDGPTLIIGDEEYLAEQTLARLLDEALPSADRQLNLDVLDGGAPLGELLTRLDTAPFFGPRRVVVIRRLEAMREADHEALISYLDRGDSPTTGIFVARELDRRRRLFLTFKRVGTVIECRPIPPRDRGAWVAALFVAAGKTPGRGVGEGLVATAGGSLRDLYNEVAKVAAYVGERSQVTTADVEAIASRLGEASIFTLVDAVGGGNAAGALRALHDNLATHEPLQVLFMIVRQFRLIVRAHAAAAKGGSSDRLAERLGVHPFVARKIAEQARGYRADQFAGIFDALEAADRAIKSGSAPRLVLETLIVRLAGRRTPAAQQRTSLRA from the coding sequence GTGCACTCGGTCGTTGACGGGCCGACGCTGATCATCGGCGACGAGGAGTATCTGGCCGAGCAGACGCTTGCCCGGCTGCTCGACGAGGCGCTCCCATCCGCGGACCGGCAGCTCAACCTGGACGTGCTCGACGGCGGTGCGCCTCTGGGCGAACTACTGACCCGGCTGGACACCGCGCCGTTCTTCGGTCCGCGCCGCGTGGTGGTCATCCGGCGGCTGGAGGCGATGCGCGAGGCCGACCACGAGGCGCTAATATCCTACCTCGATCGGGGAGACAGCCCTACCACCGGCATCTTTGTTGCGCGGGAACTGGACCGGCGCCGGCGGCTGTTTCTGACGTTCAAGCGAGTGGGAACCGTCATCGAGTGCCGCCCCATCCCGCCGCGCGACCGGGGGGCGTGGGTGGCAGCCTTGTTTGTGGCCGCAGGCAAGACCCCGGGCCGCGGGGTAGGGGAGGGGTTGGTGGCAACAGCAGGAGGCAGCCTGCGGGATCTCTACAACGAGGTGGCCAAGGTGGCCGCCTATGTTGGTGAGCGCTCACAGGTGACCACGGCGGACGTGGAAGCCATCGCCAGCCGGCTGGGCGAAGCCTCGATATTCACGCTGGTGGACGCGGTAGGGGGCGGCAATGCCGCGGGGGCGCTGCGCGCTCTCCACGACAACCTCGCAACGCACGAGCCGCTGCAGGTGCTCTTCATGATTGTTCGGCAGTTCCGCCTGATCGTTCGCGCGCACGCTGCCGCGGCCAAGGGCGGCTCGTCCGACCGGCTGGCCGAGCGTCTTGGTGTGCACCCGTTCGTCGCGCGCAAGATCGCGGAGCAGGCGCGCGGCTATCGGGCGGATCAGTTCGCGGGGATCTTCGATGCGCTGGAGGCCGCCGACCGGGCCATCAAGTCAGGGAGCGCTCCGCGGCTCGTCCTGGAAACGCTGATCGTCCGCCTCGCCGGCCGCAGGACTCCGGCGGCGCAGCAGCGGACCTCCCTGCGGGCCTAG
- a CDS encoding DNA internalization-related competence protein ComEC/Rec2 has translation MRLFNALPPIVWAAAAFASGIIAADRWPLPPGPACGLAAAAAVLWIAALLARAAGIGSVAALACFAGLGFAQSALHAGLAPSWPAAADGQQVEARGIIVGPPEAGPLGWRGVVRLHSLEAWQSPRAPPLPPAHGLVRLTGRGQPPGVGVGAEVLVRGRFRLGRPAGNPGERSEQDALRRRGLLGVIRVTPGGGITVLRPGVWSVRGAVSTLRQSVVAGVLRALPEPHDGLLLSLLLGIETHLSPELYRQFSRAGLVHLMVVSGAQVAMVAGACAWAARLGGLPALPSAAAGVLGVGLFAVLVGWAPSVGRATIMTVVGLAAAVLGRGRDRAATLAAAALVLLASQPQVLFDIGFQLSFAATWGLLYVAPVLRPRLVCLGPFLAPTLAATLGAQLAVAPLLAAHFQVLLVAGVLANALALPVIAALVPAGLALIPLVVAAPAAGDLLLGLLRLPLDVVLWIGSRFGALAWAAVPTPPVSPVAAAALFLGLGGWVAVLSGYWQPRRAQLLAIAGVWVCALALWYAAALRPPSALVVTVLDVGQGDAILVQSPSGRAVLIDGGGNAGGDRIGWDVGLMRVVPALRRAGVRRLDAVIISHPHDDHVEGLVAVLENFRVGLVLDPGVVHPAPAYARLLTVAEARRVPHRVAREGVGLDLGAGVGLTVLHPSDPTPRIEGEPAHAGALVARLTYGMTAALLTSDIEAPVEQHLLDRGTTLESQVLKVAHHGSRTSTTPAFLARVLPGIAVVSAGADNRFGHPHPGTLAALENAGATIYRTDRDGAVTLWSDGIRWQVTTMRSQTRALGR, from the coding sequence GTGCGCCTTTTCAATGCACTCCCGCCGATCGTATGGGCTGCCGCGGCCTTCGCATCGGGCATCATCGCCGCGGACCGCTGGCCCCTGCCCCCAGGACCTGCCTGCGGGCTGGCCGCCGCGGCCGCGGTCCTGTGGATCGCGGCGCTCCTGGCGCGCGCAGCAGGGATCGGTTCGGTGGCGGCCCTGGCCTGCTTCGCGGGTTTGGGGTTCGCGCAGTCGGCGCTGCACGCGGGCCTGGCGCCGTCGTGGCCGGCGGCCGCAGACGGGCAGCAGGTGGAGGCGCGCGGCATCATAGTTGGGCCGCCTGAAGCCGGCCCCTTGGGCTGGCGCGGTGTGGTTCGTCTCCACTCGCTGGAGGCCTGGCAGTCCCCACGTGCACCGCCGTTACCCCCGGCCCATGGGCTGGTGCGCCTGACCGGTCGCGGCCAGCCCCCCGGCGTTGGCGTGGGGGCGGAGGTCCTCGTGCGCGGCCGCTTTCGCCTAGGACGGCCCGCCGGGAACCCGGGCGAGCGCTCTGAACAGGACGCGCTCCGCCGCAGGGGGCTGCTGGGAGTCATCCGCGTTACACCGGGGGGCGGGATCACGGTGCTCCGACCGGGTGTGTGGTCGGTGCGCGGAGCCGTCTCCACCCTGCGCCAGAGCGTTGTTGCCGGCGTCCTGCGGGCGCTCCCGGAGCCCCACGACGGTCTGTTGCTCAGCCTGCTCCTGGGGATCGAGACCCACCTTTCGCCCGAACTGTACCGGCAGTTCTCTCGCGCAGGTCTGGTCCACCTCATGGTAGTCTCGGGCGCACAGGTGGCGATGGTTGCGGGCGCCTGCGCCTGGGCGGCACGCCTGGGAGGGCTGCCGGCGCTCCCGTCCGCGGCTGCCGGCGTCCTGGGCGTGGGCCTCTTTGCGGTGCTCGTCGGCTGGGCGCCCTCGGTGGGACGCGCGACGATAATGACGGTGGTGGGTCTGGCAGCGGCAGTGCTGGGGCGCGGTCGCGACCGTGCCGCGACCCTTGCAGCGGCCGCGCTTGTGCTGCTGGCGAGCCAGCCGCAGGTGCTCTTCGACATAGGGTTCCAGCTCTCGTTCGCGGCCACCTGGGGTCTGCTGTATGTGGCACCCGTGCTTCGCCCGCGGCTTGTCTGCCTGGGGCCATTTCTGGCACCGACGCTGGCTGCCACGCTGGGTGCGCAGCTCGCGGTCGCGCCTCTACTTGCCGCCCATTTCCAGGTGCTCCTTGTGGCCGGCGTCCTTGCCAACGCGCTGGCGCTACCGGTGATCGCGGCGCTGGTCCCGGCGGGTCTCGCGCTCATCCCGCTGGTCGTCGCCGCCCCCGCGGCCGGGGATCTTCTGTTGGGGCTGCTGCGCCTGCCGCTGGACGTGGTGCTGTGGATCGGGTCGCGCTTCGGCGCGCTTGCCTGGGCGGCGGTGCCGACGCCACCGGTTTCCCCGGTTGCGGCGGCGGCCCTGTTTCTGGGCCTGGGTGGCTGGGTGGCCGTGCTTTCGGGATACTGGCAGCCACGCAGGGCGCAACTGCTGGCCATCGCCGGAGTGTGGGTTTGTGCGCTCGCGCTCTGGTACGCTGCGGCCCTACGGCCGCCGTCCGCGCTCGTGGTCACGGTCCTAGACGTGGGGCAGGGCGACGCCATCCTGGTTCAGAGCCCATCGGGCCGCGCCGTGCTCATAGACGGAGGCGGTAATGCGGGCGGCGACCGTATCGGCTGGGACGTAGGCCTCATGCGCGTGGTGCCGGCGCTGCGCCGGGCCGGCGTGCGCCGGCTCGACGCGGTGATCATTTCTCATCCCCACGACGACCACGTGGAAGGACTGGTGGCGGTCTTGGAGAACTTCCGTGTCGGACTCGTGCTGGATCCCGGTGTGGTTCACCCTGCCCCTGCGTACGCCCGCCTCCTTACCGTTGCCGAGGCCAGGCGGGTTCCCCACCGCGTCGCAAGGGAAGGTGTGGGCCTCGATCTGGGAGCGGGGGTGGGGTTGACGGTCCTGCACCCGAGCGATCCAACCCCTCGGATCGAGGGCGAACCGGCACACGCGGGCGCGCTGGTCGCACGGCTGACCTACGGAATGACAGCGGCGTTGCTGACCAGCGACATCGAGGCACCGGTCGAGCAGCACCTCCTGGATCGAGGGACCACACTGGAAAGCCAGGTGCTGAAGGTGGCGCACCACGGCAGCCGTACTTCGACAACACCGGCGTTCCTGGCGCGGGTGCTGCCCGGCATTGCCGTGGTCTCGGCGGGCGCGGACAACCGGTTCGGTCACCCGCATCCGGGCACGCTGGCGGCGCTGGAGAACGCGGGCGCCACGATCTACCGTACCGATCGGGACGGTGCAGTGACGCTCTGGAGCGACGGAATCCGATGGCAGGTGACCACCATGAGGAGCCAGACCCGTGCACTCGGTCGTTGA
- the thrS gene encoding threonine--tRNA ligase: protein MGLIHVTLTGGEEHEVSAGTSAGAMAERLGLDGVLAALVDGQLRDLRWPLESDARVEFVTFDEPAGRDVYWHSTSHLMAQAVKQLFPEAKLAIGPPIEDGFYYDFDIGRPFGPEDLERIEARMKELAAADQPVERVEIPRDEAYRRYQEQGEVYKQELLEEIPDGNVSFYQQDGFADMCRGPHVLRTGAVGAIKLLSTSGAYWRGDERRPMLQRIYGVSYPTQDQLDAHLHRMEEARRRDHRRIGKELRLFHLTPEVGQGLPLWLPKGATIRRIIERYIVDLELASGYDHVYSQEIASSALYKMSGHWDHYRDNMYPAMKLENEELVLRPMNCPHHIMVYMHDQRSYRDLPVRIAELGKVFRYERSGVLTGLHRVRGMTMNDAHIFCRVDQIKDEIVRVVRLIQRVYADFQITNGWYQLSLRDPADHEKFMQNDALWDQAESMLREALTEMGIAFKEARGEAAFYGPKIDVQVPTASGKDETLSTVQLDFLLPERFSLEYIGEDGRAHRPVMIHRAVTSTMERWVAFLIETYEGRFPLWLSPEQARILPIADRHAAYAGAVLAQMEAAGVRAAVDGTNQRISYKIRQAQVEQIPYMLVVGDKEAASGAVAVRSRSEGDLGPIPLAEFLERVLREVAAKT from the coding sequence ATGGGGTTGATCCACGTCACGCTGACGGGCGGCGAGGAGCACGAGGTATCGGCGGGAACGAGCGCAGGGGCGATGGCCGAGCGGCTCGGTCTGGATGGCGTGCTCGCGGCGCTGGTTGACGGGCAACTGCGCGATCTCCGGTGGCCGCTGGAGTCCGACGCGCGCGTCGAGTTTGTCACCTTTGATGAGCCCGCGGGCCGCGATGTCTACTGGCACTCGACATCGCACCTGATGGCGCAGGCAGTCAAGCAGCTCTTTCCCGAAGCCAAGCTGGCCATCGGGCCGCCGATAGAAGACGGGTTCTACTACGACTTCGACATAGGGCGGCCGTTCGGCCCCGAAGACCTGGAGCGCATCGAGGCGCGCATGAAGGAGCTGGCCGCGGCGGACCAACCGGTTGAGCGCGTCGAGATCCCTCGCGATGAAGCGTACCGGCGGTATCAGGAGCAGGGTGAAGTCTACAAGCAGGAACTGCTCGAAGAGATCCCGGACGGAAACGTGAGTTTCTACCAACAGGACGGGTTCGCCGACATGTGCCGCGGCCCGCACGTGCTCCGCACGGGCGCCGTGGGCGCGATCAAGCTGCTCTCCACCTCCGGCGCCTACTGGCGCGGCGACGAGCGCCGCCCGATGCTTCAGCGTATTTACGGCGTTTCCTATCCTACGCAGGATCAACTCGACGCCCACCTGCACCGCATGGAGGAGGCCCGGCGAAGGGATCACAGGCGCATCGGCAAGGAGTTGCGCCTGTTCCACCTTACCCCGGAGGTCGGGCAGGGACTGCCGCTTTGGCTGCCCAAGGGCGCGACGATCCGGCGCATCATCGAGCGCTACATCGTAGATCTGGAGCTTGCGTCCGGCTATGACCACGTCTACAGCCAGGAGATCGCGAGTTCCGCGCTCTACAAGATGTCCGGCCACTGGGACCACTACCGGGACAACATGTATCCCGCGATGAAGCTCGAGAACGAAGAGCTGGTGCTCCGGCCCATGAACTGTCCCCACCACATCATGGTCTACATGCACGACCAGCGCTCCTACCGGGACCTGCCCGTACGGATCGCCGAGCTCGGCAAGGTCTTCAGGTACGAGCGGTCCGGCGTCCTGACCGGCCTCCACCGCGTCCGGGGCATGACGATGAACGACGCCCACATCTTCTGCCGCGTGGACCAGATCAAGGACGAGATAGTACGGGTGGTCCGGCTGATTCAGAGGGTGTACGCGGATTTCCAGATCACCAACGGCTGGTACCAACTTTCACTCCGCGATCCCGCGGACCACGAGAAGTTCATGCAGAACGACGCGCTCTGGGACCAGGCCGAGAGCATGCTGCGCGAGGCGCTCACCGAGATGGGCATCGCGTTCAAAGAGGCCAGGGGCGAGGCCGCGTTCTACGGGCCCAAGATTGACGTGCAGGTTCCGACCGCATCCGGCAAGGACGAGACGCTCTCGACGGTTCAGCTCGACTTCCTGCTGCCCGAGCGGTTTTCGCTGGAGTACATCGGAGAGGACGGTCGGGCCCACCGGCCGGTGATGATCCACCGTGCGGTCACCAGCACGATGGAACGGTGGGTCGCGTTCCTGATCGAAACGTACGAAGGCCGGTTCCCCCTGTGGCTGTCTCCGGAACAGGCGCGGATCCTGCCGATCGCGGATCGACACGCGGCCTACGCCGGAGCAGTGCTCGCACAGATGGAAGCCGCTGGGGTGCGCGCGGCTGTGGACGGGACAAACCAGCGCATCAGCTACAAGATCCGACAGGCCCAGGTGGAGCAGATCCCCTACATGCTCGTCGTGGGGGACAAGGAGGCCGCATCCGGGGCCGTGGCCGTGCGCAGCCGCTCGGAAGGGGACCTGGGCCCGATTCCCTTGGCCGAGTTCCTGGAGCGGGTGCTGCGCGAGGTGGCCGCTAAGACTTAG